The genomic window TTAGCATCAGATACAGACATCAGCTAACAAATAAAGCaacaacaaaataaaatatataaactAACTCGAGTTTAGATTAAATACCCACAATATTTTCATTGGTACTTTCATTTTTTGAGCCACTGTTCTGGTTATTTGACTTGCAAATCTCCATGTCGATAGTTGAAATGTATCTGCAACAGTAGCGGAACCAGAATTTCGATAGAACAGATGTAGCGCCTAATTATGTGTCCAATATGCATAAATATATACCACATGCAGAGCAAGTCGGAATCTACGTATGGGTATTTTGGGACATGAATGTGAATGGTGAATAATTATAataacattttttttaatatgACATATTTCCCGAAATGTCATAATTAAGAGAACTTTTTGTGAGATCTAATTAATTTTTCTTGATATCAAGACACAATATTAAGCACTCGTCAAAGTTGTacaacaaaataatatttattataattttagttTTAACAGAATTTCTAATTGTGTAGGAATTTCGATCTAAGATTCGGAAGTTAATTGTCActtttttatttgaaaattgaTGAAAATAGCAAAAAGTCGGATTTCATGTGGATACGAATATATGTAACTACAAATGCACAGAAATTGTTAATTAAAACAATAGCACTCATATACGTCTCGACCTAATCGGTGAAGCATGGGCTCGACTCTATCACTAAAATATGGtgaataattttattaattttaactTTTTTGTATGACACCTTTCCCGAAAAGTCAAGGTTGAAAGAAGTTTTTGTGagattttatttaatttttttatattaagaCACAATCTCTAAACACTCTGTCAAAATTGTTGAGCAAAAGAACATgtcttataattttattttaacaaaTTTACTAATTGTGTAGGAATTTCAATCTAAGATTCGGAAGTTAGTTATCACTTTTTAATTTGAAAATGGACTGAAATAGCAAAAAGTTGGATTTTACGTGAAAATGAATATATGTGACTACCGATAATATGCACAAAACTTATAAACCAAAACAATATCACTCAAAAACTCGACCTAATTGGTAAAGTATGGGCTCTGTTAGATACAGAACTTGATGAAATAAAAAAAAGGAATATTTTTTTCTGACTTCCATATGTGCATATTACAGCATTATATAGATAAATGGATATATCTATACTCTTCCTAGAATTCATCATAAATTTGATACATGAATAATTTTCAAGACTCTTGGTTTCATACACTAAACACTGATAATAAGTTTAGGACCAGAACATTCTAGATACTTGGTTAATGGGAATTACAAATTATCTTTTTAACATCCCCTCTTAATTTGTAATTCTTAGTCGATCTCTAAAGTATGCGAACTTATCACTTGAGACTGACTTTGTGAATATATCTGCAACTTGCTCATTTGTACCAATGTAGTCCAAGCGAATGTATTCGTCTTGCACcatatctcgaatgaaatgataaCGAAGTTTAATATGCTTGGTCTGAATATGAAAAACAGGATATTTAGTTATTGTTATGGCTGCATTGTTGTCACAATAAATAATAGTTGGATCATTCTGAACTTGCTCTAAATCGAACAAAATTCATCCTAACAAAGCAGTTTCATATGATGCTTCTATTGCTGAAACATATTCAGCTTCTGCCGTAGATAGGGCTGTTGTTTTCTGTTTTTTTATGACCAAGGGATAACATTTGTTCCTAGTAAGAAAACATATCCAGATGTACTCATTCCATCATCCAATGATCCTCCCCAATCACTATTAGTATACCCAACCAACCTATTATCTTCATTAAGAATATATTTGAGACCATGATTCTTTGTACCCTTAAGATAACGCATTAAGAATATATTTGAGACCATGATTCTTTGTACCCTTAAGATAACGCAGAATGTGTTTTACAACTGCATAATGTGTATAACTTGGATTATATATAAATCTTGAGAGAAGGCTAACTGACTGTACTATATTTGGACGGGTATTTGTGAGATATATAAGTTATCCCACAAGTCTTCTATAAAGTCTTTCATCAACCTTGTCTGAACTATCAACAAGTTGTAACTTTTGATTTGTACCCATCGAAGTTTTTATTGGATTACAAAATTTCATGTGAAACTTCTTTAATAGACCATCAACATGCCATTCTTGAGACAAAAATATTTTTCCTTCTGATTGCTTCATTTGAATTCCCAAAAAACATTTCATGAAGCCTAGGTTAGTCATCTTGAATTCTTCTTTCATAGAATTCTTAAAATATTCTACCAGATCAGTATTAATTCCCAAGTAAATTAAGTCATCCACATATAAACACGTAATCTGAAAATCATGCGTACCAGATTTTTTAATATATAAGGATGGCTCATTTTTTTCTTCTCTGGAAACCTTTTTGATGAAAATAGCCATCTATCTTGTTGTTCCAAGCACACGGTACTTGTTGGAGTCCATATAAATCCTTAATAAGACGTAAACTTTATCTTATTTTTCTTTTATCACGTAGCCTTAAGGCTGCTCTACATAAACCTCTTCATTGAGTTCGCCATTTAAGAATGCTGACTTGACATCGAGTTGATACACTAGTAGTTGAAGTTGAGTTGGCAAAGAAAGAACAGTTCTAATTTGTTTTCATTCAAACTACCAGAGAAAATAGTTCAGTGAAATCAACTTCGGGCTGTTGAGAATATCATTTCGCTACTAACTGAGCTTTGTGCTTTTGTACACTTTTGTCCTCATTATATTTCATTTCAAAAACCAATTTGACTCCAGTTACGTCTTTGTTAGTTGGACGATCAACAAGTTGCCACGTATTATTTCTCTCAATtgttgaaatttcttcatccatcgCTTTTCTCTAAGTTTGTTCTTTTGCAGCTTCTTCAAAATATTGGGGTTAACCAATAAAGAATGCCACATTGCAAGAATCGTATACATCATAGATTGAGCGAATTCTTCTAACAGATATATTCGTGGTACCTTCGATTAATTCCAAGTCTTTTATAGGACTAGAATCTTCATTGAATTCCAGTGTATATAAGGGAACATCAGTTGCAGGTGATTGAGGTGATTTTTCATCAAGAATCCATCTTCCTGTTTCATCAAAAATCATATTTCGTGAGATATTAATATTCCTTGTAGTTGGATTGTAGAGACGATAGCCTTCTGACACTTCACTATTACCGAGAAAAATAAGTTTCTCTCCCTTTTCATCAAACTTTTCTCTGCGTTGAGCGGGAATGTGAGAATGAGCAATGCAGCCGAATACTCGAAGCCCTTGTACATCAGGATTCTTCCTGAACAAGGCTTCATAAGGAGTTTTGTTAAAAACAACTTTTGTTGGAGAGATATTGACTATATAGATGGTTGTATTAACAGCCTTGGCCCAGAAGTTATTTGCACGACCATTACCTTTTAACATGCTTCTTGCCATTTCGACAATTGTCTGATTTTTGCTTTCTACGACGCAATTTTGTTGAGGGTTGTATCTGATTGTTAGCTGCCTCCAAATACCTTTCTCTTTTCAATAatcttgaaaataatttgataAGTACTCTCCACCGCATTCTGTTCTAAGAGTTTTGATTTGTTTGTTACTTTGTTTCTCAACCAATGCCTTAAATTGTAGAAAATAAGTGAAGGCCTCAGACTTTTACTTGAGAAAATAGACCCACATCATCCTTGTATAGTCAACAACGAACAAAAGAAAGTATGTGCTGCCATTTATTGACGGAGTTCGTGATTCACACAAATCTGAGTGAACCAATTCCAGCGAGGCTTTTTCTCTCCAAGCAGTCTTTGGAAATGGCGGTCTTTGCATTTTCCGTAGATGCATCCTTCACAAACTTTATTTACATTTGAGATATCAGGTAGACCAACCACCATATTTTGTCTTTTAATAATTTAAGGCCCTTGAAATTGAGATGTCCATATCTCAAGTGCCATAAAATTGAATCGTCACCGTTATCAACTTTGAGAGCAAATATGTCATGTAGTGGAAAAATTAATGGAAATATTTTGTTTGGCATCATCTTAACTTTTGCCACTTtagatttttttataaaaaatactACATTGCTCATCATCAAATGTTAGAGAAAACCCCTTTTTCATTAGTTGACCAGTGCTTAACATATTTATGTTAATTTTGGAACATAATAAACATCAGTAATTTTTTAAAGCTTTCCTTCTTTTGAATGAAAGGTAATGACTTATTTGCCTTCAATTTTGAGAGTCTTTCCATCTCCAATCTTTACCTCAGACTTTTGACTTTCATCAAATTCTGTAAATAATTCTAAATTCCGGACATGTGATTACTGCAAGCACTGTCAATATACCAACAGTTGTGTTATTGCGGTCGTGCAAAATGTATGAAAAAAAACTTGCGCGTCTCCATCCTATTCTGAGAAACTAGCATGGTCTCTATTTTGAAACCAACAATACTTCTGAGATTGATTTGGAATTTTGCATCTTTTACAACAAAAGTTACAATTTCTTGATTCATGATTTATTTGTTGCATATAATGCATTTGGAAACTTCAGTGGCTGCTACCACATGTTCAAATTTTGCAGACAGGCTTTTCAAGACTTTCATCACAATCTTTTTGTCTTCTAAGGTATCAACGTAACTTATAATCTGATTTGTTATGGTTGAAACTTTGGAGAAAAAATTCGGAGACAGTTTCACTTTCTTTCATCTGTAAATTATCAAATTCTTTTCAAAGTGATTGAATCCTTTGAATTActtcttcaggatatcccatgCTTCTTTTGAAGTTTCAACACTCATGATACGAGGAAAAATGGCTTTCCTGACTCCTTCAATAAAGAGAAGAGCTCTTGCatccttttttttattttttaattcaatttGCTTAGCCGTTGTCCAGGAAGTTATCTCCTTCGGAGTTGCTGCTTCGTACCCCTCTTCAACTAATTCCCACAAATCATAAGACATAAACAATGTCCACATTTGAATGCTCTATAAATCATAACTTTCACCATTGAAAATGGGAATACTGTTGACATGCTATTTTATGAGAGTAGTGATATTATTTATGTATTTTTAGGAGTGAGATATGAGTTGGTGTGATACCTAATTTGTTAGGTATAAACCTTGATGAAATCAGGAAAAGGATATATCTAGACTCCTAGAATTCTTCATAAATTAGATACATGAATAATTTTCAAGACTCTTGGTTTCATATAGTAACACTGATAATGAGTCTAGGACTAAAACATTCTAGATACTTGGTTCATGGGAGTTACAAATTATCTTTTTAACATGCTCGGCCCAGTCGGTAAAATATGGGCCGTAATTCTACTTTAAAATTTTTATTGTAAAGGTTTTGGAAGTCTGAAAAAACCTAATAATGTAATTCAGCGGGTTAAGATTATTTTTTTACGAGGAGATATTAATAATTAGTCCTTATTTCATTTGAAAAGTTCtgctataatttattttttaactaTTGGATTTTCGATGTAAACATGTGGAAGGGTTGGATTATGCTATTCAATCACCTACAAATATTATGTATTACTGATCTTAAATAATATGATAGTTTGTGTAAGTACTAAGCCACATTTTAAATTCATATAGTTTTTTAAAATACCGCAATATAGGTTATTCTCTCATATCATTTTACTCCTCATTTCTCGACTTACCTAAGgcatttaaatttcaaaaattagcTACTTCTAAATCTAAGGTAATATTTATAGTGGTGCTTCTTAAGTGTATGAAAGATAACCGATTAAAATGGTAGATAAAGGTTAGGAATCATGTGTATTTTGGAATGATAAGCAAAACACATAGCATAAAACTGGCTAAGTCAAATCATACGAGTAATTATCAACGGCCTAACGGCTATCTCAAAGCCTAGTAGTTGATATTGTACTTATCAATGGATAAGTTTTTTGTAACATTTTCTACACGATTCTAGCTAGCCAGTATCAAATGCCTGGATACCATCCaggaataatgtatcgaaaacTTGAGAACATATAATGCCGGTGAAATGGCTCCTTAACATCACCTGATCTGACATTGTTGCTTCTGTTTGAGGCTATGTATCAATTGCTAGTAAAGAagagttatatatatatatatctattaagAAGTAAATATGAATTGTATAATCAAGCTGATCTGATCTGAAACTGCCATATCAGGTGGTCTGTTTTGAGAAAGCTAATTTTCACTTGACACCATTTTCTAGATACGATAAGGTCTCAAATATTAAATTGAAAATTAAAGTAACATAACTGAAATCTTAAAACAATCGTCAGAGTAAAACTAAGCAAAACAATTATTCAAACCCACAAAAGTTTGATGATCATTACGCAGTCACTGCGAGCATAAAATTTGTTTTTTTCAACCCACCAGGGGTTGATAGAAGTACTCAAAAGTCAAGATAGTTGTCGCCTTCAATAAATTTAGAAAAAAGCGCCCAGAAGTCATCATCCGTTCCCTAATAACATTTCACAGAGGATTTATTCATTCAATATATAGTTTAGAATTTGAACTGCTAAGCTACTACTGTAAgctagggtttagggtttaggatAGTATCAATTCAAAACTGGAAGTCTCAGTATTGTCTGCTGAGTTCGCAATGCATCCATTGTCATTGCTTCTATAATATGTGACATGTACAGTATGAGTTAAGCATTGAAGTTGATGAGCATAAGAGACTCATGTTCATTTTTAACACATGGTACTTAATTATGCAGTACCCTGTAGATATAGGAAGATGAAGTAGATATAGTTGCAAAAGAAGAACAATTAGTTCGTTAAGTACCCTTTCTGCAATAtcaatatataaataaatttacatatgTTAAGTATATACCTCATCAAGGTTTGTGTGCACCTTGTTAGCATTTGGCATGTCTTTATTTCCCAGAAAGGCATCTCCAAAATCAAAATTGTTTCTGACATAGCAGTCTTGATTTTGGTTCTACATGTGATAACACGTAGAGGAAAAAGTTGAAGATAATCAATTAAGCAGttatatatatatctaaataATTTTACATATATTAAGTATGTACCTCATCAAGTTTATGTGTGCCTTGTCAGCATTTGGCATGTCATTGTTTACCAAAAAAGCATCTCCAAAATTAACATTGTTTCCCAAGTAGTGGTCTTGATTGTTGTTCTACAAGCGATGACACGTAAAGGAGAAATATATATAATCACGCAGCAATATATCGATATCTAAATAATTTACCATACATTAAGTATATACCTCAATAAGGTTTGTGGGCACCTTTTCAGCATATGCCATGTCTTTGTTTCCGACATAGCAGTCTTGATTATGACCTACATGTTAAAACACTTGTTTGAATAGTTGTAAAAACTATGTGGTATATCAGAGAGAGTAGAACGTAAATTTATGTTAATTTACTAAACCTTATCAGTTGATTGATAGGTACTTCCATCAAGGAAAAGGTTACTATGATCAGCAGGTTCATATTGCTGCTCAGGGAGAACATTATCCAATGTAGAAGATGTCAAATTTCTCTGTGAAATAAATGTATTGCAAACTTCTTGTCCACTGCCAGTATAGCAGTTTGGTGGCTGCATTTGTTTAGAAAAGCCATTTTGATTCATGGGAATCGTAGCCAAGGTTTGGACATaattaaatccactgcaaatcTTGTCAGTGCTGGAAAATTCTGGTGTTTGTGGTTGGTACATCAGACTTGGATATGTACCGTTTGTTAGGCCACTTGGGCGAAAACCTGTAGAATGACAAATCAAACAGTTTCCACCCAAGCTCATTCATGTTAACAAATGCCTGACAGAATGGTGTCTAATATTTAATTACCTGGATTGGTTGGTAGCTTAGTTTGTCCGTAACCAGGTAGTGCCTTATGGCTGAGAAACGATGAGGACCACCTTTTCCCATTTTGGAGTGTTTTAAACAAGTCTGGATTTTGTTCTGCTTCAGACTGTTTCTCTTGGTCGATTCGGTACTTCTGCGAATATTAGAATAAAGAAGACATTAGAACAGCAGAATTAGAAATTCTCGTCACACAGAAGAAAAGGAGAAAAGAGGGGGGAGGAACTAACTTGCAAGTGACTGGCTACTTGTTCCCTCCTCAGTCCAGGCACATTCATTACGGTAACAATGTTCCTCGGAATAGATCCTACAACAAAAATTCATCGCGGACAATTCAAGTATGTGAGACATAATCAACATCATTAAACTGTAGTGAAAGACTTGTTAAAATGTACCATCTTACCTTGAGGCCCTAGATGCTGCACAGCTCTTACAAACTTGTCATGGAGAAAAGGTGTCCAATTAAGCTTGTTCTTTTTTGTTAGAAAAGCTTTGTCTTTCAGAACTCTGTTTTTGCCATGATTATGATCTTCATTATCAGTTATCTGAAGCTTTCgcttcgatttcttttcatataaCTTATTACCAGTGTCATCTTCATTGTCCTTAGCAGAACTATCATCAGATACTAAGTTTTTCCCTTTAGCTAGATTCTTTTTCCATTGGTTCACAAAATCCCATATTGATTTCATGTCTTCTGTAGTAATGGGCTTAACTACGAAAAGGGAAGCTCCACTCTGACTTCCCTCGCATAGATTACTAGCTTCTCTGTCACCTGACATCACTAACAATAAAATTTCAAGAGTTTGATTAGTCTGTTGGTGAAGATCATTGACGGAACTGTACAACTAAAATTGAGGAAAAAAATCCAAAAGATTGAACCGCCTTCTTAATATCGTTTACTATTGCACAAAAAATTTATTATGCAGTTCAAAAAAATTGCCGTAATAAAAAAAATACCTAACATAGCACTAGATAAAACTATTTTTCATAAAGTGCGTttatatattaatgaaatttaaatTCAGTTATAG from Apium graveolens cultivar Ventura unplaced genomic scaffold, ASM990537v1 ctg5281, whole genome shotgun sequence includes these protein-coding regions:
- the LOC141702558 gene encoding two-component response regulator ARR12-like encodes the protein MSGDREASNLCEGSQSGASLFVVKPITTEDMKSIWDFVNQWKKNLAKGKNLVSDDSSAKDNEDDTGNKLYEKKSKRKLQITDNEDHNHGKNRVLKDKAFLTKKNKLNWTPFLHDKFVRAVQHLGPQGSIPRNIVTVMNVPGLRREQVASHLQVSSSPLFSPFLLCDENF